A stretch of the Malus sylvestris chromosome 10, drMalSylv7.2, whole genome shotgun sequence genome encodes the following:
- the LOC126587711 gene encoding putative germin-like protein 2-3, which yields MANKILLLATFLAMTCSLVVAFEPAPLQDFCVADAASSVTRVNGLPCLDSKLATAEHFFFSGLHIPGNTSNPVGGKVTPVNVAQIPGLNTLGISLARIDYAPMGVIPPHTHPRATEILTVLKGKLNVGFVTSNPENKLISKVLKKGDVFVFPVGLVHYQQNLGSGTAISLSSLSSQNPGVNTIANVVFGSNPAISEDVLAKSFQVEQSVIRDLQAKF from the exons ATGGCAAACAAAATCTTGCTGTTAGCTACTTTTCTAGCCATGACATGTTCTCTGGTTGTTGCTTTTGAGCCTGCTCCACTGCAAGATTTTTGTGTTGCTGACGCTGCTAGCTCAG TAACAAGAGTTAATGGGTTACCTTGCTTGGACTCCAAGCTAGCAACAGCTGAGCATTTCTTCTTCAGCGGACTTCACATCCCGGGCAACACCTCAAACCCTGTTGGTGGAAAAGTCACCCCAGTCAATGTGGCTCAGATTCCAGGACTCAACACCCTCGGCATCTCACTCGCTCGCATTGACTACGCACCAATGGGTGTTATCCCTCCCCACACCCATCCTCGTGCCACCGAGATTCTGACGGTCTTGAAAGGCAAGCTCAATGTTGGGTTTGTGACCTCGAACCCCGAGAACAAGCTCATCTCGAAGGTCCTTAAGAAGGGTGATGTGTTTGTTTTCCCTGTTGGACTAGTTCACTATCAGCAAAACCTGGGTTCAGGAACTGCcatttctctatcttctttgaGCAGCCAAAACCCTGGAGTCAACACCATTGCCAATGTTGTTTTTGGGTCCAATCCTGCTATTTCCGAGGATGTTTTGGCCAAGTCTTTCCAAGTGGAACAATCGGTAATTAGGGATCTTCAAGCAAAATTTTAG
- the LOC126584521 gene encoding uncharacterized protein LOC126584521 encodes MKVLFWNIRGIGNDDSRTELSNICRLHHSDLVCIAEPMVTFNSISAAYWDSLNLSALTFNSRGTLAPNLWLLTSSACADPLVISISDQHVTVRCTFDHIPSQFTFVYASTSPIKRRDLWADFISLRPQTQVPWMAIGDFNAILGAHEQMGGGRPSQASCAQFSNMSDTCNFTHLNTSGAAFTWSNGWRSRGRTERRLDRSLCDISWFDSWPHSNCIALPKVVSDHNPLIFSSSRVLSSGHRPFRFQSMWVQHPSFRETVTHCWRNTVVYGCPMFIILQKLKALKTCLRQWNFSVFGDVHNRVANARHNLSMIQQRISTEGINNDLFEKEIVAKTTVMESLQMQEAFWKDRARVKWLTKGDRNSSFFHAYARIKSSSSHISCILDGNNLLTDPLAIENHIVNFYQTLFGSSFTPSGIDEVCEVIQLMVTDSDNDLLSALPTDEEIKEAVFSLSASSAPGPDGFPGFFYHHCWDIVSFDVIQFVKQFFQSNWLYPNANSNFLVLIPKVEDAISMTHFRLIALANFLFKIIPKILAVRLSHVVQRIISPHQAAFIPGRRITDCIGLVSECFNVLDKKTRGGNMGVKVDIAKAFDTLDWSFLLRVLTNFGFSTCFIDWVSTILRSAKLSILINGSPHGFFSCSRGVRQGDPLSPLLFCLADEALSRGLSRLQLDGLTKPTFAPRGCISPSHVLYADDLFIFCRSDGVTLRNLQDFFDRYSRASGQFINKAKSTFYLGSTSRHRKAVVESYLGFKEGKAPFVYLGVPIFCGKPKRSYLQALADKAKAKLTGWKGKLLSMAGRVQLTQSVFQSMLLHSFSVYKSPSSLLRPLSRCARNFIWSGDVTSKKSVTVSWHQICAPKNEGGLGLRDLGSLNTTALLKLGWLIITTDSPWSIYLRERFKLHGRLYSCSYKRSSIWPGIKSILHILFQNCRWVIGNGSTTSLWVDKWLDKPIVDVVGATEIAHSLSRTKVSNIIRMGKWVIPSIFSSTFPDLTKEILEMPLPIDEDKDVLIWEVSTSGVFSFSDGYEIVRHRFPVKSWVSIIWRPFIPPRYSILVWKILFNKLPTEDQLQRRGIPLAPICQLCHKNSESIDHLFSSCEFAQCAWRWLATQFGTIIPSTGSLSDLWLDFLSKRFSPHLRNVWIASGFFLLMAIWKMRNKVKFEGKPPSFSRLCRSTSAWIRQVGALTPGHVRGILDRQLLVSLGISPNSCKAPSIVPVLWHPPHFSWVKVNIDGLAKGNPGPAACGGVFRDSAGYFLGGFSLSLGHRTSFYAELHAVILAVELAHARGWQNLWLESDYSSVISCFASGSFSPPWSLQTRWNNCTLHLQNMVFRCSHIFREGNVVADKLANLGLLSSSLVWHSTPSIEILPPLHSDFLGMPTYRFVSSS; translated from the coding sequence ATGAAGGTTCTCTTCTGGAATATCCGTGGCATTGGTAACGATGACTCTCGGACGGAGCTCTCTAACATCTGTCGGTTGCATCACTCGGATTTGGTTTGCATTGCGGAGCCTATGGTGACTTTTAATTCTATTTCAGCTGCTTATTGGGATTCTTTAAATCTATCTgctcttacttttaattctagAGGAACTCTTGCTCCCAACCTTTGGTTACTAACATCTTCGGCTTGTGCAGACCCTTTAGTTATTTCTATCTCGGATCAACATGTTACGGTTCGCTGTACTTTTGACCATATCCCAAGCCAGTTCACATTTGTTTATGCAAGCACTTCACCTATCAAAAGAAGAGACTTGTGGGCTGATTTTATCTCTCTGCGCCCACAAACACAAGTTCCATGGATGGCTATTGGCGATTTCAATGCTATCCTGGGCGCCCACGAGCAGATGGGAGGAGGCAGACCGTCCCAAGCTTCATGCGCTCAGTTTAGTAATATGTCTGACACTTGTAACTTTACCCACTTAAACACATCTGGGGCAGCCTTTACATGGTCTAATGGCTGGAGGTCACGTGGTCGCACTGAAAGAAGGTTAGATCGCTCCTTGTGTGATATTAGCTGGTTTGATTCTTGGCCCCACTCTAACTGCATAGCATTGCCAAAGGTAGTCTCAGATCACAACCCCCTTATCTTCTCTAGTTCTAGAGTTTTGAGCAGTGGTCATCGTCCTTTCCGTTTTCAATCAATGTGGGTTCAACATCCATCTTTTCGAGAAACTGTAACTCATTGCTGGAGAAATACAGTTGTCTATGGTTGTCCTATGTTTATCATTCTGCAAAAATTGAAAGCTCTAAAAACCTGCTTGCGCCAATGGAATTTTTCGGTCTTTGGTGACGTCCATAATAGAGTGGCTAATGCTCGGCATAATCTTTCTATGATTCAACAAAGAATTTCAACTGAGGGTATAAATAATGATCTTTTCGAGAAGGAGATTGTCGCCAAGACTACAGTAATGGAGTCTCTCCAAATGCAGGAGGCATTTTGGAAAGATAGAGCTCGTGTTAAGTGGTTAACTAAAGGGGATagaaattcttctttctttcatgcCTATGCTCGTATTAAATCATCCAGCTCTCATATCAGTTGTATTCTTGATGGAAACAATCTTCTTACTGACCCGCTGGCAATTGAGAACCatattgttaatttctatcagaCTTTGTTCGGCTCTTCTTTCACCCCTTCAGGTATTGATGAGGTTTGTGAAGTCATCCAGCTGATGGTCACAGACTCTGACAATGATCTCTTATCTGCATTACCTACTGATGAGGAAATTAAGGAGGCAGTTTTCTCATTAAGTGCTTCCAGTGCGCCAGGGCCAGATGGTTTTCCAGGTTTTTTCTATCACCATTGTTGGGATATTGTTAGCTTTGATGTTATTCAATTTGTGAAGCAATTCTTTCAATCAAATTGGTTATACCCCAATGCCAATAGTAATTTCTTAGTTTTGATTCCGAAGGTGGAAGACGCTATTTCCATGACTCATTTTAGACTTATTGCTTTGGCAAACTTTCTCTTTAAGATTATTCCCAAAATTTTGGCAGTTCGTCTTTCTCATGTTGTTCAACGCATTATTTCTCCGCATCAAGCTGCTTTTATACCTGGCCGTCGTATCACAGATTGTATTGGCCTTGTTTCAGAATGTTTCAATGTGCTTGACAAAAAAACTCGTGGTGGCAATATGGGAGTCAAAGTTGATATAGctaaggcttttgatactttagATTGGTCATTTCTTTTGCGGGTGCTTACTAACTTTGGGTTCTCCACTTGTTTTATAGACTGGGTTTCTACCATCTTAAGATCTGCTAAATTGTCCATCCTAATTAATGGTTCCCCGCATGGTTTTTTCTCTTGTTCCCGAGGAGTGCGCCAAGGGGATCCTCTCTCTCCGTTACTTTTCTGTCTAGCGGATGAGGCTTTATCAAGGGGCCTGAGTCGTCTTCAACTTGATGGGCTTACTAAGCCAACTTTTGCTCCAAGAGGTTGTATCTCTCCTTCTCACGTTCTCTATGCAGATGACTTATTCATTTTCTGTCGAAGTGATGGTGTCACTCTGCGTAATTTGCAAGATTTCTTCGATAGATATAGTAGAGCCTCTGGTCAATTTATCAATAAGGCAAAAAGTACTTTCTACTTGGGCTCTACCTCAAGGCATCGCAAAGCTGTGGTTGAGAGTTACTTGGGTTTCAAAGAAGGCAAAGCACCTTTTGTCTACTTAGGAGTTCCAATCTTCTGTGGCAAGCCTAAAAGGAGTTATCTTCAAGCCTTGGCAGATAAAGCTAAAGCTAAGTTAACTGGTTGGAAGGGGAAACTTTTATCTATGGCAGGAAGAGTTCAACTCACTCAATCAGTTTTTCAAAGTATGCTCTTGCATAGCTTTTCTGTTTATAAGTCGCCTTCTTCCTTGCTAAGGCCTCTTTCAAGATGTGCTCGCAATTTTATATGGTCTGGTGACGTAACCTCCAAGAAGTCTGTTACCGTTTCTTGGCATCAGATATGTGCTCCGAAGAATGAAGGTGGTTTGGGTTTGCGTGATCTTGGCTCTCTTAACACTACTGCTCTTTTAAAGCTTGGATGGCTTATTATTACTACTGATTCCCCTTGGAGTATTTATCTTCGGGAACGCTTCAAGCTACATGGTCGCCTATATTCTTGTAGTTATAAGCGATCCTCTATATGGCCTGGTATTAAATCCATTCTTCATATCTTGTTTCAGAATTGTCGTTGGGTGATTGGAAATGGTTCTACTACTTCCCTTTGGGTTGATAAATGGCTGGATAAGCCTATTGTGGACGTCGTTGGTGCAACAGAGATTGCTCATTCTTTATCTCGTACTAAGGTCTCAAATATTATTCGTATGGGAAAATGGGTTattccttctattttttcttctactttCCCAGACCTAACTAAAGAGATTTTAGAAATGCCTCTTCCAATTGATGAGGATAAGGACGTTTTAATTTGGGAAGTTTCTACTTCTGGTGTTTTTTCGTTCTCCGATGGCTATGAAATTGTTCGTCATCGGTTTCCTGTTAAGAGTTGGGTTTCCATTATCTGGCGTCCTTTCATCCCACCTCGTTACTCTATTTTAGTTTGGAAGATTCTATTCAACAAGCTCCCAACGGAGGATCAACTTCAGCGCCGAGGCATCCCGCTGGCTCCAATATGCCAACTATGTCACAAGAATTCTGAATCTATTGACCACTTATTTTCTAGCTGTGAATTTGCACAATGTGCTTGGCGTTGGCTAGCTACCCAATTTGGCACTATTATTCCATCTACGGGCTCCCTCTCTGATCTATGGCTTGATTTTCTGTCAAAGCGGTTTTCTCCTCATCTTCGCAATGTCTGGATAGCTTCAGGGTTTTTCTTACTAATGGCTATTTGGAAGATGCGTAATAAAGTGAAGTTTGAAGGCAAACCTCCCTCTTTCTCACGTCTCTGCCGCTCCACCTCGGCCTGGATTAGGCAGGTTGGAGCTCTCACCCCTGGCCATGTACGAGGCATTTTGGATAGGCAACTTTTAGTTTCTCTTGGAATATCGCCTAACTCCTGTAAAGCTCCTTCTATTGTCCCTGTTCTTTGGCACCCCCCTCATTTTTCTTGGGTTAAAGTGAATATTGATGGCCTTGCTAAAGGTAATCCGGGTCCTGCGGCATGTGGCGGGGTTTTTCGTGACTCTGCAGGTTATTTTCTTGGTGGTTTCTCCCTAAGCTTGGGCCATCGTACTTCTTTCTATGCGGAGCTCCATGCTGTCATCCTTGCTGTCGAATTGGCCCACGCGCGGGGCTGGCAAAATTTATGGCTTGAAAGCGACTATTCTAGTGTAatatcatgttttgcttctggATCTTTCTCTCCCCCTTGGTCTCTCCAAACACGCTGGAACAATTGTACTCTCCATTTGCAGAACATGGTTTTTCGTTGCTCTCATATTTTTCGAGAAGGGAATGTTGTTGCTGACAAATTAGCCAATTTAGGGCTtctatcatcttcacttgtttGGCATTCCACTCCCTCTATAGAGATCCTTCCTCCTCTGCACTCAGATTTCTTGGGCATGCCAACCTACAGGTTTGTCTCCTCTTCTTGA
- the LOC126587716 gene encoding putative germin-like protein 2-1, producing MASQILLLSTLLAITCSLVVAFEPSPLQDFCVANATSLVVRVNGLPCLDSKLATAEHFFFSGLHIPRNTSNPVGGKVTPVNVAQIPGLNTLGISLARIDYAPMGVIQPHTHPRATEILTVLKGKLSVGFVTSSPENKLISKVLKKGDVFVFPVGLDHHQQNLGSETAIALSSLSSQNPEVYVISN from the exons ATGGCAAGCCAAATACTGCTATTGAGTACTCTCCTAGCCATAACATGTTCTCTGGTTGTTGCTTTTGAGCCTAGCCCGTTGCAGGATTTCTGCGTTGCTAATGCTACTAGCCTAG TAGTAAGAGTGAATGGGCTACCTTGCTTGGACTCCAAGCTAGCAACAGCTGAGCATTTCTTCTTCAGTGGACTTCACATCCCGCGCAACACTTCAAACCCTGTTGGTGGAAAAGTCACCCCTGTCAATGTGGCTCAAATTCCAGGGCTCAACACCCTCGGCATCTCACTCGCTCGCATCGACTACGCACCAATGGGTGTTATCCAACCCCacactcatcctcgtgccaccgaGATTTTGACAGTCTTAAAAGGCAAGCTCAGTGTTGGCTTTGTGACCTCAAGCCCTGAGAACAAGCTCATCTCGAAGGTCCTTAAGAAGGGTGATGTGTTTGTTTTCCCTGTTGGGCTAGATCACCATCAGCAAAACCTGGGTTCTGAAACTGCCATTGCTCTATCTTCTTTGAGCAGCCAAAACCCTGAAGTCTACGTCATTTCTAATTAA